The window CTGCTCAGTCTGAAGAAAAGCAAAGCAGATCAAACCTACGCCGACCAACAATATGCCAATAGGCAAAAAAGTTGTATAATACGATCTCTTGTACATTAACGCATGAGCCTTTCTCCAATCTAAATACCAACTTAAGAATAAAAAACCGCATCCAATCGCTACAGGTAAAATAAACGCGACTATAGAATGCATGTTCCACGTAGTGAGTAAAGCTATGATTATTGCACCGATCAGTTGTAATGAGGATCTCAGTTTATCACCCATGATGGCCATGGCCAGTAATGTTACCCAGAAGCACATGATGCCGCAGTAAAAGTCTCCGAACTGTAGAATGTTCGGTCGGGTTATACAGTAGGCTACCTGAGCGGGCGCGTCGCAGGCGtggtagaatgtggagaagaccaTGGTGAATCCGTACATCATGGCTTCGGTGTAGTACAGTCTGATGATGGCCACGTAGATGGAGATGAAGAAGAGCATGTTGCTGAGCGTTAGGAGTAGTACTGACACGATCATGGAGACTTTGCTGTCCATCCTCGAGTCGTCAGAGCAGTCCCAGcctgaaattataaagaatAATGGTTAATTCTTTTATCTTTATTGGTGTACATACAATGTAATTCTCACCACTTTGCCGACTTGAttaattataacaattaaaGTAGTCAATACGCGTCCTTGTGTAGGATAGatgtgtatatacatatattatgtttacAATTGCTGGAGCAAATTTTAATGGAATAGTCGTTAAGTAACGAATTACTTCAGTTATTAATGTGATTTAACCACACTGACTGAGTAATACAttgttattcttattttatttcacaGTAAATATCCGACTTAAAATTTCCTGTTTCTAATTGTACAATATTCAATATTGAAATGTCCTTGTCAATTAGactataggtacctaactaAACTACGactacatatacctacatacctaccATTCCCTCATGTTCATAAAACGTTACACgcttaaatttgttaattaatgtttatctcttttttacaaatacataagacAAAATGACAGATAGACAAACGATTAACAGCTAATTGAGGTTTTTTgtgcatttataaataatgccatAAGAATCATTAGATGCGTTTTAGTTTTAGGTATCTCACAATTTCAAAAACAAGTCGTCGATATGAGGGCCAGATTGCTGCCAAATCATATAATTCATTTGATTGTTgtgtatataatttatgtaaacaTGTACATTGGTCGCCTCTTTGACGTTCCttttatactttataaataattaatttacaaattaatcaTTGCAATGTTTGGTATGAGTATAGCAAAATAGAAGGAAGTCTAAAACTGTACCTATACTTTAAAAATTAAGGGCAAATCGACTAGAGAAGTATGGATATGTGTTGCGAAGAGAAGGGAAGGAGGATACTGTAGTGTGagatatataaagaaaaaatatgctGCACCAACCATAAATAAATGGGACATTTGCAAGCGGATGACGATGACAGAAAGTTATCAtcataataacacaaaaatgaaGTATGCCacctttatatatataaaatatttataaaattataccttACCTCCGTAACCAGCCGTGCAGGAGCAAAAAGACATAATCAGTCCACCGAACGTGTTGAGCAGACAGCTGCCGTGGTTCCCGCAGCGGCCGCCGACGCAAGACGATGAGGAGATCGACAGCACCACCGTCACGTTGCACTCCTTCTCCCCCTCCCGTATCGACACGTTCCCCAAGTCTTCCTCGTCCCTGTCTAGCACGCTCGAGTTCACGTAATACTTCGTACCGTTATCAAACGTCCGACAAGGACAGACAACTTCATCGCAAAACAAACGGAACGTCAGATACCACTGCCCGTCGTCGGGAAAAGGAATTATCACTTTATCGTCTATGGACTCTGAGTCCGTGCTGTTCAAAACAAACAGCGCGGGCTTCACGTGATCGTTGTATTGGCAGTGTCCGGACGATAAGGGCAAACTTGTATGGCCGATGTCCAAACAGATCACAACGCGCATATATTGACTATCCTCCGTAAACGCCAGCAAATTTCCTTGGGCACCTTTCCGATCTCTTTTCCATCCCATGTAatactttaaatttttcataagCAGACTAGATTCCAAAGCTAAAGTGCCTCCGATATCCAAGATCTTGGTCACCGGAAACCTTAAGGACTTCACTTCGTCTGAAGTCAGATTGACTAAACTGGTTGCATCTTGCAGATCAGTGGTAGGCAAGCCATAGTCGAATGTGAAAAAGCGACCTTTGTCGTCGCGCATAAGGTCTATAACGGAATGATTGCCGAGATCGTCTTCTTCCGTTCTGGCATAGTATAGGTTGTCACAGTTATTGATTTTGGTATCATTGTCGGGGGTGTAGTATTCTATTCTGAAGTAATGCCACGCGTTTGGATGAGGAATGAAGTTCACTGAGTGTACATTGCTGGCTCTTGGGTCGAAGTAGCAAGAGAGGATGTTACTGTCTAACGAGGGTTGGTATAGGGCTTGTATAAGGAAGATGACGTCTTTGTCAGCACCGGCAGTGTTCGTAATTGTAAAGTTGAAGTTGACTGGTTGTATGCTGTCGATGACCATACATTTGTAAGTGGCGGGAATATTCGAGTAGGAGATGGTGATGCCCTGATCACAGTCTATAAGTCGGAGGTCATCGTCTATTTTCACTTGCAGGTCCGTGTATAAGATTGTGTGGCAGTCGGCAACGAGACCTGGAATGAGACACCAAAAATAATGAGTGGGCTGTAAAACTTTGACTTGCTAGGACTTTtttagacaaaatatttttgtttcccCTTAGTACACTGTGCACTGTTCACGGTCCAACTAGTGCATTTTATTTCTGGGTATAAAGATCGACTATTTTTATTATGACACAAAACATTATATCTTAAACAGCGGATATTTATGTATAGTTTTGTAAAGAACGCGATTAAGTtccgttttcgt of the Cydia pomonella isolate Wapato2018A chromosome 19, ilCydPomo1, whole genome shotgun sequence genome contains:
- the LOC133528587 gene encoding uncharacterized protein LOC133528587, yielding MKISLYFLLFYVCNTACNGDKEAEEEANRKRILDQLTKTRTVILDDYHLVTRQIATDVYMYRSYRTVSVVFYPVRKDVSDARFTFQAEELHLNNIGRCDPQDVIINIKHGSYPAVNPDGYPFPKDFVDPATRDNIHTVELLSDGKNKSYSIAHPKPGSWYALVYRKWEDPRTQKVEQQGLVADCHTILYTDLQVKIDDDLRLIDCDQGITISYSNIPATYKCMVIDSIQPVNFNFTITNTAGADKDVIFLIQALYQPSLDSNILSCYFDPRASNVHSVNFIPHPNAWHYFRIEYYTPDNDTKINNCDNLYYARTEEDDLGNHSVIDLMRDDKGRFFTFDYGLPTTDLQDATSLVNLTSDEVKSLRFPVTKILDIGGTLALESSLLMKNLKYYMGWKRDRKGAQGNLLAFTEDSQYMRVVICLDIGHTSLPLSSGHCQYNDHVKPALFVLNSTDSESIDDKVIIPFPDDGQWYLTFRLFCDEVVCPCRTFDNGTKYYVNSSVLDRDEEDLGNVSIREGEKECNVTVVLSISSSSCVGGRCGNHGSCLLNTFGGLIMSFCSCTAGYGGWDCSDDSRMDSKVSMIVSVLLLTLSNMLFFISIYVAIIRLYYTEAMMYGFTMVFSTFYHACDAPAQVAYCITRPNILQFGDFYCGIMCFWVTLLAMAIMGDKLRSSLQLIGAIIIALLTTWNMHSIVAFILPVAIGCGFLFLSWYLDWRKAHALMYKRSYYTTFLPIGILLVGVGLICFAFLQTEQNYKIVHSIWHMIIAASVVFLLPDIKRGDNVNPFLPGPNFCSLPFCSKFIRSLTPNTVNRSQTPTTTAP